The Bacillus marinisedimentorum genome has a segment encoding these proteins:
- a CDS encoding ABC transporter ATP-binding protein — MMEATGLAKTFKDVNAVAGIDFYIEEGEILGFLGPNGAGKSTTINMITSLLKPTSGEILLRGEDIKANPQKLRTLLGVVPQDIALYPELTGFENLAFFGKVHGLKGVELKEKIKAVAEIIGLHEKLKSKVGTYSGGMKRRLNIGAALLHNPKLLVMDEPTVGIDPQSRNHILETVKRLNRQGMTILYTSHYMEEVEFLCDRIYIMDKGRMIAAGTKEQLKDEVSGSDIVELAIEEDNVKFINTLREMQEMKSVQKKAEGLYELAGDKNSGLLRLILSAAEKTGADLISVQVKKPTLEDVFLYMTGRALRD; from the coding sequence GCCGGCATCGATTTCTATATTGAGGAGGGGGAAATTTTAGGATTTCTGGGCCCCAACGGCGCAGGGAAATCAACGACAATCAATATGATTACATCCTTATTAAAACCAACAAGCGGAGAGATTCTGCTTCGCGGAGAGGATATCAAAGCCAATCCGCAAAAGCTCCGCACCCTTTTAGGAGTGGTGCCACAGGATATTGCGCTTTATCCGGAACTTACCGGTTTTGAAAATTTAGCGTTTTTCGGAAAAGTTCACGGGCTTAAAGGGGTGGAGCTGAAGGAAAAGATTAAGGCGGTTGCAGAAATCATCGGACTTCATGAAAAGCTGAAATCGAAAGTGGGCACTTATTCAGGGGGAATGAAAAGACGGCTTAACATCGGTGCGGCTCTGCTGCATAATCCAAAGCTGCTTGTAATGGATGAGCCGACTGTAGGCATCGATCCCCAATCGCGTAATCATATTCTGGAAACAGTCAAGCGTCTGAACCGTCAAGGGATGACGATTTTATACACCAGTCACTATATGGAAGAAGTGGAGTTTCTCTGTGACCGCATTTACATAATGGATAAGGGGAGAATGATTGCCGCTGGCACGAAGGAACAGCTGAAAGATGAAGTTTCGGGAAGTGATATCGTCGAACTTGCGATAGAAGAAGATAATGTAAAGTTTATCAATACCCTGAGGGAGATGCAGGAGATGAAAAGCGTCCAAAAAAAAGCGGAAGGCCTTTATGAGCTGGCTGGAGACAAAAACAGCGGCCTCCTGAGACTTATCCTCTCAGCTGCCGAGAAAACCGGGGCCGACTTGATATCTGTCCAGGTGAAAAAACCGACGCTTGAAGATGTTTTCCTTTATATGACGGGGCGGGCGCTAAGAGATTAG